In Quercus lobata isolate SW786 chromosome 12, ValleyOak3.0 Primary Assembly, whole genome shotgun sequence, a genomic segment contains:
- the LOC115971560 gene encoding histone-lysine N-methyltransferase, H3 lysine-79 specific-like, giving the protein MEVDEVKNSNNNHNNNNSNNNNKNGPSVPSNFVTIVQLEERWLQEKQSKLKKEKELEEAAAQEEKERQRKLQLQKLREKEEEERKRKLVQSQGRLKFNANDRKPDRRLQIWRENRRAVVEVSPAKKPEEPAALVAVEVGIGNASAQKEQTGEEAKENNNEKKNKKKPKKKKKKMKPRSEEEKEKEKEEVEVTGGASHAPKVIGEKENSPARTNGESEGTKSEFRPTAEIERKFGDFTIGKGNVRVTRPNTGIYHGHRDNRGFGGSYIDYKGSSKFGGRKEVQKPSGAGMAWVKKGEIGGVHNQRSITEPKKSN; this is encoded by the coding sequence ATGGAGGTGGACGAAGTCAAGAACAgcaacaacaatcacaacaacaacaacagcaacaacaacaacaagaacgGTCCTTCTGTGCCTTCCAACTTCGTCACGATTGTTCAACTCGAGGAACGATGGCTTCAAGAGAAACAAAGCAAGctgaagaaggagaaggagcTAGAGGAAGCAGCAGCACAAGAAGAAAAGGAACGACAAAGGAAGCTTCAGCTGCAGAAGCTTCgggaaaaagaggaagaagagcgGAAGCGAAAACTGGTTCAGAGCCAGGGTCGTCTCAAATTCAACGCGAATGATCGCAAGCCCGACCGGAGACTGCAAATTTGGCGGGAAAATCGCCGAGCGGTGGTGGAGGTGAGCCCTGCGAAGAAGCCGGAGGAGCCGGCGGCGCTCGTGGCCGTGGAGGTTGGTATCGGGAATGCGAGTGCTCAGAAGGAGCAAACTGGCGAGGAAGCCAAGGAGAACAACAAcgagaagaagaacaagaagaaaccgaagaagaagaagaagaaaatgaaaccTAGGtcagaggaagagaaagagaaggagaaggaggaggtgGAGGTGACGGGAGGTGCGTCACACGCGCCGAAAGTGATTGGCGAGAAGGAGAACTCTCCGGCGAGAACGAACGGCGAATCGGAGGGAACAAAGAGTGAATTCAGGCCGACGGCGGAGATTGAACGGAAATTTGGGGATTTCACAATCGGAAAAGGGAATGTTAGAGTGACGAGGCCGAACACCGGTATTTATCACGGTCACAGAGACAATCGGGGCTTTGGAGGAAGTTACATTGATTACAAAGGCTCTTCCAAGTTTGGCGGTCGCAAAGAGGTACAGAAGCCTAGTGGTGCTGGAATGGCTTGGGTTAAGAAGGGAGAGATTGGCGGTGTTCACAATCAGAGATCGATCACCGAGCCGAAGAAATCGAATTAG